One genomic window of Arachis hypogaea cultivar Tifrunner chromosome 8, arahy.Tifrunner.gnm2.J5K5, whole genome shotgun sequence includes the following:
- the LOC112705674 gene encoding uncharacterized protein translates to MDKLYLYGLSHLFMTVFLHNFSTHMVIPAITDVTMAALCPGEDECSLAIYLTGFQQAMVGLGTLVMMPLLGNLSDKYGRKTIITLPMILTIIPIGILSYSRTKEFFYIYYVFKILISMVCDGSVPCLALAYVADNVTEGRRATAFGILSGIGSAAFVCGTLSTRFLSAAQTFQVSTLVAVIAAVYMLVFLRDSIIDENNLSTPILTAEKPAATKIEAKPKSNVQLFQALRSLQDLASFLTGSLTITQAAIVAFFSNLADAGLHGSMLYYLKAQFHFDKNQFADLMVISGVTGTVSQLVLMPILAPILGEARLLSIGLFFGCIHMFLYSIAWSSWVPYASAMFSIVYVFAQPCIRSIVSKQAGSHEQGRAQGCISGICSVAHIASPLVFSPLTALFLSEKAPFNFPGFSIMCIGFASMISFAQSLMVKVVPPILS, encoded by the exons atggaTAAATTGTATTTGTATGGGTTGAGCCACCTCTTTATGACGGTTTTTCTTCATAACTTCTCCACTCATATGGTGATACCAGCCATCACGGATGTAACCATGGCGGCGCTCTGTCCCGGAGAGGATGAATGCTCCCTTGCCATCTACCTCACTGGTTTTCAACAAGCG ATGGTAGGACTTGGAACGCTTGTGATGATGCCACTCCTGGGTAATCTCTCAGATAAATATGGGAGGAAAACCATTATCACACTCCCCATGATCCTCACAATTATTCCAATAG GTATATTATCTTATAGCAGGACGAAAGAATTCTTCTACATATACTATGTCTTTAAGATTCTCATTTCCATGGTTTGCGACGGAAGCGTTCCTTGCCTCGCCCTGGCTTATGTG GCAGATAACGTAACAGAAGGTCGACGCGCCACCGCGTTTGGGATTCTTTCGGGAATAGGCTCCGCCGCCTTCGTCTGCGGCACTCTTTCAACTCGCTTCCTCTCTGCTGCCCAAACTTTCCAG GTTTCCACTCTTGTGGCGGTGATTGCAGCAGTGTACATGTTAGTTTTCCTTCGGGATTCGATTATCGATGAGAATAATCTTTCTACCCCAATCCTTACGGCAGAAAAGCCCGCCGCCACTAAAATTGAAGCAAAACCGAAAAGCAATGTGCAACTGTTTCAAGCTTTGCGATCTCTACAAGACCTAGCTTCCTTCCTCACTGGCAG CTTGACTATTACTCAAGCAGCAATTGTTGCGTTCTTCAGCAACCTTGCAGATGCTGGTCTTCATGGTTCAATGCTg TATTACTTAAAGGCTCAGTTTCATTTTGACAAGAATCAGTTTGCTGACTTGATGGTCATTTCTGGGGTTACAGGGACTGTGTCACAG CTTGTTCTTATGCCCATTTTGGCCCCAATTCTGGGAGAGGCAAGACTTCTTTCAATTGGACTGTTTTTCGGCTGTATTCAT ATGTTCCTTTACAGCATAGCATGGTCCTCGTGG GTTCCTTATGCTTCAGCCATGTTCTCAATAGTATACGTTTTTGCACAGCCCTGT ATACGGAGCATAGTCTCTAAACAAGCTGGTTCTCATGAGCAG GGAAGGGCTCAGGGTTGCATTTCGGGCATATGTTCAGTTGCACATATTGCTTCTCCCTTGGTTTTCTCTCCATTGACGG CTCTTTTCCTATCTGAAAAGGCACCTTTTAATTTTCCTGGCTT